From Nicotiana tabacum cultivar K326 chromosome 20, ASM71507v2, whole genome shotgun sequence, one genomic window encodes:
- the LOC107800282 gene encoding uncharacterized protein LOC107800282, giving the protein MYIEKNFFDNLFHTVMDDKNRTKDNLKARMDLQEYCRRRELELRQENNRMVKPKASYSFKMDDKRKICDWVRNLRIPDGYASNLSNCVGMKEGKLMYMKSHDCHIFMESLLPIAFSALPERIWKPITEISLFFKDLCSNTLREENLVLMESNIHLMISKLAKKIPCGFFNVMEHLPIHLVREARLGGSVQCRWMYPFESFYPPKATKAVVESMCSFYHAPWRSWSEVPIHIRDRIFVEFRMKCAWSRDLEAEKSPEFKKKSEQGRAAHLSNKGGSVHTGGSISIAAHQRRLENAKGRLVTHDEVFEETHMKKLKDGTKPTWIEPRAETTHDNFK; this is encoded by the exons ATGTATATTGAAAAGAACTTCTTTGATAATCTATTTCATACCGTAATGGATGACAAGAACAGGACAAAAGATAATTTGAAGGCCAggatggacttacaagaatactGTAGGCGAAGAGAATTAGAACTACGGCAAGAAAATAATAGGATGGTGAAGCCTAAGGCCAGTTATTCATTCAAAATGGATGACAAACGAAAGATCTGTGATTGGGTTCGAAATTTGAGAATACCCGATGGGTATGCTTCAAACTTATCCAATTGTGTTGGCATGAAAGAAGGAAAGCTGATGTATATGAAAAGCCATGATTGTCACATTTTCATGGAATCATTACTTCCTATTGCATTTAGCGCATTGCCTGAGAGAAtatggaaacccatcacagagataagCTTATTTTTCAAAGACCTATGTTCTAATACATTGAGGGAGGAAAATCTAGTTTTGATGGAAAGTAACATCCATTTAATGATAAGCAAATTGGCAAAAAAAATTCCATGTGGGTTTTTTAATGTAATGGAACATCTCCCAATTCATCTTGTAAgagaggcacgacttggagggtcTGTTCAATGTAGATGGATGTATCCATTTGAGAG CTTTTATCCTCCCAAGGCTACGAAAGCCGTGGTTGAATCGATGTGTTCATTTTATCACGCACCATGGAGGTCTTGGTCAGAAGTTCCAATTCACATTAGGGACAGAATATTTGTTGAATTTAGG ATGAAGTGTGCATGGTCACGCGATCTTGAAGCTGAG AAATCTCCGGAATTTAAGAAGAAAAGCGAACAAGGAAGGGCAGCCCATTTGTCCAACAAGGGTGGCTCGGTGCACACGGGTGGCTCAATTAGTATTGCGGCTCATCAAAGAAGATTG gaaaatgCTAAAGGAAGACTAGTTACTCATGATGAGGTATTTGAGGAAACCCacatgaagaagttgaaggatgGAACAAAACCGACTTGGATCGAGCCGCGTGCTGAGACAACCCAT GATAATTTCAAATAA
- the LOC107800280 gene encoding uncharacterized protein LOC107800280: protein MEVMMLPSLALGLSKVLTLAYIDVCHQVAEIFLSSYPLLEQLSIRNSRVLEHLIIGPSLKLKHLEIYRCRIDYLEICNANLISFSFKGTKQTNLSLKNVSSVVNLQIEIYRESLPILIDLIATKFSEVEKLSLEVSCDQLRALDFHHSFPKFNNLKWLILSVVDCTLLEVTPLLQASPYLQMFDIKIDWSDTRIYGGTILPLPRRHLKVVRYEGYLGGTADEELINYLVKKSLALEKFIVSLCDQSYSKVERKARSQAWRQLQGKFSKGVELVIL from the exons ATGGAAGTAATGATGCTTCCCTCTTTGGCTTTGGGGCTCTCAAAAGTCTTAACTCTAGCCTACATTGATGTGTGCCATCAAGTTGCCGAGATTTTCCTCTCCAGCTATCCTCTTCTTGAACAGTTATCTATAAGAAATTCTCGGGTATTGGAACATCTAATAATTGGTCCTTCCCTCAAGTTGAAGCATTTGGAAATATATCGATGCAGAATAGATTATTTGGAGATCTGTAATGCCAATCTTATCTCCTTTAGTTTCAAGGGAACGAAGCAAACAAACTTGTCTCTAAAGAATGTTTCTTCGGTTGTGAATCTTCAAATTGAGATTTACCGTGAATCGCTGCCTATTCTCATTGATTTGATTGCAACAAAATTCAGTGAAGTGGAGAAGCTTTCACTTGAAGTTAGTTGTGACCAATTGAGG GCTCTTGATTTTCATCATTCTTTCCCGAAATTCAACAATCTCAAATGGCTTATATTGAGCGTTGTCGATTGCACTCTACTTGAAGTTACTCCACTTCTGCAGGCATCTCCATACCTGCAAATGTTCGACATCAAG ATTGACTGGTCTGATACAAGGATCTATGGTGGAACTATTCTACCGCTACCTAGACGACATCTCAAAGTGGTCCGATATGAAGGTTATCTTGGCGGTACAGCTGATGAGGAATTGATAAATTACCTTGTCAAAAAATCTTTAGCGCTTGAGAAATTCATCGTTAGTCTTTGCGATCAGTCATATTCCAAAGTTGAGCGAAAAGCCAGAAGTCAGGCTTGGCGACAGCTACAAGGAAAATTTTCCAAAGGAGTCGAGCTGGTGATCCTTTAA
- the LOC107800284 gene encoding phosphoethanolamine N-methyltransferase 2 — MAPVISAAAAASSEQERDVQKNYWIEHTSELTVEAMMLDSKAADLDKEERPEVLSLLPSYEGKSVLELGAGIGRFTSELAKNAGQLLALDFIESAIKKNESINSHHKNVKFMCADVTSPDLKFSPESVDLIFSNWLLMYLSDEEVQSLVERMVKWLKVGGYIFFRESCFHQSGDHKRKNNPTHYREPRFYTKVFKECHLNAGDGKSFELSLIGCKCIGAYVKNKKNQNQICWLWQKVNSEEDRGFQRFLDNVQYKCSGILRYERVFGEGYVSTGGVDTTKEFVSMLDLQPGQKVLDVGCGIGGGDFYMAENYDVHVVAIDLSINMISFALERAIGLKCAVEFEVADCTKKTYPDGTFDVIYSRDTILHIQDKPALFRSFYRWLKPGGKVLISDYCKSPGPASEEFAGYIKQRGYDLHDVAEYGQMLRDAGFDEVIAEDRTEQFINVLQKELNTVEKERDSFIQEFSEQDYNEIVGGWKAKLIRSSSGEQRWGLFIAKKK; from the exons ATGGCTCCTGTTatttctgctgctgctgctgcttcttcag AACAAGAACGTGATGTTCAGAAGAATTATTGGATCGAGCACACATCGGAACTCACTGTTGAGGCTATGATGCTTGATTCTAAAGCAGCTGATCTTGACAAAGAAGAGAGGCCCGAG GTGCTCTCTCTACTCCCATCATATGAAGGGAAATCAGTGCTAGAACTGGGTGCTGGTATTGGCCGTTTCACTAGTGAATTAGCAAAGAATGCTGGGCAGCTTTTAGCATTGGACTTTATTGAAAGTGCAATTAAAAAG AATGAAAGCATCAATAGCCATCATAAGAATGTCAAGTTTATGTGTGCTGATGTGACTTCTCCAGATTTGAAGTTTTCACCTGAATCAGTGGACTTGATATTTTCAAACTGGCTACTGATGTATCTTTCTGACGAAGAG GTCCAGAGTCTTGTGGAGAGAATGGTAAAATGGTTGAAAGTTGGAGGCTACATATTTTTCAGGGAGTCATGCTTCCATCAATCAGGAGACCACAAGCGAAAGAACAACCCAACTCATTATCGGGAACCTAGATTTTATACAAAG GTTTTTAAAGAATGCCATTTAAATGCTGGTGATGGAAAATCATTTGAACTTTCTCTCATCGGTTGCAAGTGCATTGGAGCTTATGTTAAAAACAAAAAGAACCAGAATCAG ATTTGTTGGTTATGGCAGAAAGTTAATTCTGAGGAAGACAGGGGTTTCCAGCGTTTTCTGGACAATGTTCAATACAAGTGTAGTGGCATACTGCGATATGAACGTGTCTTTGGAGAAGGTTATGTGAGCACCGGTGGAGTTG ATACCACAAAAGAATTTGTCTCCATGTTGGATCTTCAACCTGGCCAAAAAGTCCTTGATGTTGGCTGTGGCATAGGTGGAGGTGATTTTTACATGGCTGAGAATTATGATGTTCATGTTGTTGCCATTGACCTCTCAATCAACATGATATCATTTGCTCTTGAGCGTGCTATTGGTCTAAAATGTGCCGTTGAATTTGAGGTTGCTGATTGCACAAAGAAAACATATCCTGATGGCACATTTGATGTGATTTACAGTCGAGACACTATCCTTCACATCCAA GACAAACCTGCATTATTCAGATCTTTCTACAGGTGGCTGAAACCAGGAGGCAAAGTCCTCATAAGCGATTACTGCAAAAGCCCGGGACCAGCATCAGAAGAGTTTGCAGGGTATATTAAGCAAAGGGGTTATGATTTACATGATGTTGCAGAATATGGCCAG ATGCTCAGAGATGCTGGTTTTGATGAAGTTATTGCTGAGGATCGAACTGAACAG TTCATTAATGTTCTCCAAAAGGAGTTAAATACTGTGGAGAAGGAAAGAGATTCATTTATCCAGGAGTTCTCAGAA CAAGATTACAATGAAATAGTTGGAGGTTGGAAAGCTAAGCtaatcaggagttcatccggggAGCAGAGGTGGGGTTTGTTCATTGCCAAGAAGAAGTGA